GCCGAAATCATTCAGCACGAGCTGCAGCGTCAGCGGGATCACCTAGAGCTGATTGCCAGCGAAAACTTCACCTCGGCGGCAGTCATGGCGGCCCAGGGCTCGGTCCTCACCAACAAGTACGCTGAAGGCCTGCCCAAGAAGCGCTACTACGGCGGCTGCGAATTTGTAGACGAGGCAGAACAGCTGGCCATCGATCGGGCCAAGCAGCTCTTTGGGGCAGCCCACGCCAATGTCCAGCCCCACTCGGGTGCCCAGGCAAACTTTGCCGTTTTCCTGTCGCTGCTCCAGCCCGGAGACACGATCATGGGCATGGACTTGTCCCATGGCGGTCACCTGACCCACGGTTCGCCGGTGAACGTGTCCGGCAAGTGGTTCAAGGCTTGCCACTATGGCGTTAGCCCCGAGACTGAGCAGCTCGACTACGACTTGATTCGTGATCTGGCGCTGCAGCATCGTCCCAAGCTGCTGGTGTGCGGCTATTCGGCCTATCCCCGGACGATCCACTTCGACAAGTTCCGGGCGATCGCCGATGAGGTGGGCGCCTACCTGCTGGCGGACATCGCTCACATCGCGGGCCTGGTCGCCACCGGCCTGCACCCCAGCCCGCTGCCCTACTGCGACGTCGTCACCACCACTACCCACAAGACCCTGCGCGGTCCTCGGGGCGGCCTGATCCTGACTCGGGATGCCGATCTGGGCAAGCAGCTCGATAAGGCTGTCTTCCCCGGCACCCAGGGCGGACCCCTGGAGCACGTCATCGCCGGTAAGGCCGTGGCCTTTGGCGAAGCTCTCAAGCCCGAGTTCAAGACCTACTCGGCTCAGGTCATCGCCAATGCCCAAGCCATGGCGGCGCGCCTGCAAGAGCGGGGTCTCAAGATTGTCTCCGGCGGCACGGACAACCACCTGATGCTGGTGGATCTGCGCTCCATCGGCATGACGGGCAAAGTGGCAGACCAGCTGGTGAGCGGCATCAACATTACTGCCAACAAGAACACCGTTCCCTTTGATCCGGAGTCGCCGTTTGTGACCAGCGGTCTGCGCCTGGGTTCGCCAGCGATGACCACCCGGGGCCTGGGGACGACGGAGTTCCAGGAGATTGCCAACATCATCAGCGATCGCCTGCTGAACCCCGAGGACGAAGCCGTCGCCCAAGACTGCCGCCAGCGTGTGGCCGCTCTGTGCGATCGCTTCCCCCTCTATCCTCACCTCACCATTCCGGTGCCTGCCCTCGCTTAGTTTCTTTGAGCAAGGCGCCTTTCAGTCACCCCAAGATTTTTGAGCAAACTCAAAAATCTTGGGGGCTTTTTCTTAAGCACTGATTGTCCCTTTGCGCAAAAAGTTGTGCGGAAATGTACAGCCTCTGACCGTACAGTGCGAGGACGTGGCTACTCAGAAAATTGCCGATTCTCTCAAGCTTTGGGAGATTGTCAGCAGCAACCAAGATTCAGTTGTTCTTAATCCTCTGAAATGTAGTAGACTCTGCCTGACACCGCCTTCATTCAGTCCTCCACCTACTCTTCAAATGCCCTACCAGCTCTATCATCTGGTTGCATTCGTCGTTGCATCGCTTGTGGTCCTTTGGAGCACGCCGATCGTCAAGCGAATCGGCCTCAAAAGCGGACGCGTCGACTTGCCAGGAGGGCGCAAAGTACACCAACGCCCCATGGTTCGTCTGGGGGGCGTCTCAATTTTTTTGGGGACCGTTATTGCCCTTCTCATTGTTTGGTGGCTGGGGGGATTTGGTGTTTTGCCTCCAACCAAAGAATACGAAATTTGGGGCGTCACAATTGGCGGATTAGCGTTCTTTTTGATTGGTTTAACCGATGATTTGGTAGGCCTATCGCCCTTGAGCCGATTGCTGATGCAGTCCATTGTGGCGGCGATCGCCTGGAAAGTCGGTGTCCAAATTGAGTTTTTGACTGTCCCATTAGCGGGCCTGTTGTCATTGCCGGACTGGGTTAGCCTGCCGATTACGGTCATTTGGCTGGTGGGGATGGCCAACGCCATCAACTGGATCGACGGCCTCGATGGTTTGGCGGCGGGAGTTTGCGGCATTGCAGCCCTAGTCATGCTGATGGTGTGTCTGTCCATGAGCCAGCCCGCCGCTGCGCTGGTGGCTGCGGCTCTAGCCGGCGGTGCCCTCAGCTTTTTGCGCTACAACTTCAATCCAGCCCAGATCTTTATGGGGGATGGCGGGGCGTATTTCATGGGCTTTGTGCTGGCAGGGGTTGGCGTCGTTGGCCTCGTCAAGAGCGTGACGACTGTGGCCGTGCTGCTGCCCTACCTGATTTTGGCGGTTCCCATCCTGGATATGTCAGCGGTAATTTTGAACCGGCTTCTCAGCGGCAAATCTCCCTTCACCGCAGACAAGCGCCATTTGCACCATCGCCTGCTCCAGGCAGGGCTATCCCATCGTTTGACGGTGCTGTTTATCTATTCCCTGACGCTTTGGGTAGGGACTTTGGCACTGGCTTTTTCGGGGGTTCCGAGCGGTTTGGGCTATGCTATCGGAGCGACCGTTTTGCTGAGCTACACGGGCTGGAAAGCGAGTAAGCATGCTCGCTAGTTGAAACTGCAAGGTTTTGGCCCTGGTGCTAGTCGGCAACTTGGGTCTATTTCCCCTTCAACGAAGCCTGACAAATCAATGAATGTAAGCGCTGAAGTGATCTGTGTTGGGACGGAACTGCTGCTCGGCAGCATTTTGAACACCAACGCGCAGTTTTTGGCGCAGCAGCTTGCAGAAATCGGGGTCCCGCACTACTACCAGACGGTGGTGGGTGACAATCCAGAGCGGCTCAAAAAGGTGCTGGCGATCGCCTGTGAGCGATCGCGTTTGCTTATCTTTACCGGTGGCCTCGGACCGACCCCCGACGATCTGACCACTAAAACGCTGGCCGACTTTTTTGAAGCGCCCCTCGTAGAGCACCCCGAAGTTCTCGCCGATATCGAGCAAAAATATGCTCGGCGGGGCCGCACGATGACCGACAGCAACCGCAAGCAAGCCCTCTTGCCGGAAGGATCCGCAGTCTTGCCAAACCCCTCGGGCACGGCCCCCGGCATGATCTGGCAGCCCCGCACCGGCCTGACGATCTTGACCTTTCCGGGCGTGCCCCAGGAGCTGCAAATGATGTGGCGCGAGACCGCGCTGCCCTACCTGCGCAGCCAGGGCTGGGGACGCGAAATTCTCTACAGCCGGATGCTGCGCTTCTGGGGCGT
This genomic stretch from Geitlerinema sp. PCC 7407 harbors:
- a CDS encoding glycosyltransferase family 4 protein: MPYQLYHLVAFVVASLVVLWSTPIVKRIGLKSGRVDLPGGRKVHQRPMVRLGGVSIFLGTVIALLIVWWLGGFGVLPPTKEYEIWGVTIGGLAFFLIGLTDDLVGLSPLSRLLMQSIVAAIAWKVGVQIEFLTVPLAGLLSLPDWVSLPITVIWLVGMANAINWIDGLDGLAAGVCGIAALVMLMVCLSMSQPAAALVAAALAGGALSFLRYNFNPAQIFMGDGGAYFMGFVLAGVGVVGLVKSVTTVAVLLPYLILAVPILDMSAVILNRLLSGKSPFTADKRHLHHRLLQAGLSHRLTVLFIYSLTLWVGTLALAFSGVPSGLGYAIGATVLLSYTGWKASKHAR
- the glyA gene encoding serine hydroxymethyltransferase, coding for MTETNLDFLAKTDPAIAEIIQHELQRQRDHLELIASENFTSAAVMAAQGSVLTNKYAEGLPKKRYYGGCEFVDEAEQLAIDRAKQLFGAAHANVQPHSGAQANFAVFLSLLQPGDTIMGMDLSHGGHLTHGSPVNVSGKWFKACHYGVSPETEQLDYDLIRDLALQHRPKLLVCGYSAYPRTIHFDKFRAIADEVGAYLLADIAHIAGLVATGLHPSPLPYCDVVTTTTHKTLRGPRGGLILTRDADLGKQLDKAVFPGTQGGPLEHVIAGKAVAFGEALKPEFKTYSAQVIANAQAMAARLQERGLKIVSGGTDNHLMLVDLRSIGMTGKVADQLVSGINITANKNTVPFDPESPFVTSGLRLGSPAMTTRGLGTTEFQEIANIISDRLLNPEDEAVAQDCRQRVAALCDRFPLYPHLTIPVPALA